In the Diorhabda carinulata isolate Delta chromosome 9, icDioCari1.1, whole genome shotgun sequence genome, one interval contains:
- the LOC130897959 gene encoding leucine-rich repeat-containing protein 40 isoform X2, whose amino-acid sequence MASAVTRVIHKCEEATNNKNLDLSDCQLMQVPDAVYHLMRHTELKSCDLSDNVITKIPPKFATKFNLITDLNLSHNQVSKLPDECVGLGELERIDISYNTFIELPSCIFKIPKLRHINASNNSIVDLDVDCLKEAPSLESIDLTNNPLAPRIYDQLSRVSHLQIVLSPREKEDWEDLTI is encoded by the exons ATGGCTTCCGCTGTAACAAGAGTGATTCATAAATGCGAAGAGgctactaataataaaaatttag atttatCTGATTGTCAGTTAATGCAAGTACCAGATGCAGTTTACCATTTAATGAGGCATACTGAGTTGAAATCCTGTGATCTCAGCGATAATGTTATCACTAAAATACCACCCAAATTTGCAACAAAGTTCAATCTTATCACAGATCTTAATTTGTCGCACAATCAAGTTTCAAAATTACCTGATGAATGCGTCGGGTTAGGAGAATTGGAGAGAATAGACATTTCTTATAATACTTTTATAGAACTGCCCAGCTGTATCTTTAAAATACCAAAGTTAAGGCACATTAATGCTAGTAACAATAGTATAGTTG ATTTGGACGTAGATTGTTTGAAAGAAGCTCCTTCATTAGAATCAATAGATCTCACAAACAACCCATTGGCGCCTAGAATATACGATCAATTGTCAAGAGTATCCCATTTACAAATTGTGTTATCTCCACGCGAAAAAGAGGATTGGGAGGATCtcactatttaa
- the LOC130897959 gene encoding leucine-rich repeat-containing protein 40 isoform X1, whose amino-acid sequence MRPPSQYPQEIAQEAEGEPDPRLGAMMICTRLAGRAVIRVIGRCNDAKENENLDLSDCQLMQVPDAVYHLMRHTELKSCDLSDNVITKIPPKFATKFNLITDLNLSHNQVSKLPDECVGLGELERIDISYNTFIELPSCIFKIPKLRHINASNNSIVDLDVDCLKEAPSLESIDLTNNPLAPRIYDQLSRVSHLQIVLSPREKEDWEDLTI is encoded by the exons atgcgTCCTCCGTCACAATATCCGCAGGAAATTGCTCAAGAAGCTGAAGGGGAACCGGATCCCAGGCTGGGAGCGATGATGATTTGTACCAGATTGGCCGGAAGGGCCGTAATACGGGTCATCGGACGTTGTAACGATgctaaagaaaatgaaaatcttg atttatCTGATTGTCAGTTAATGCAAGTACCAGATGCAGTTTACCATTTAATGAGGCATACTGAGTTGAAATCCTGTGATCTCAGCGATAATGTTATCACTAAAATACCACCCAAATTTGCAACAAAGTTCAATCTTATCACAGATCTTAATTTGTCGCACAATCAAGTTTCAAAATTACCTGATGAATGCGTCGGGTTAGGAGAATTGGAGAGAATAGACATTTCTTATAATACTTTTATAGAACTGCCCAGCTGTATCTTTAAAATACCAAAGTTAAGGCACATTAATGCTAGTAACAATAGTATAGTTG ATTTGGACGTAGATTGTTTGAAAGAAGCTCCTTCATTAGAATCAATAGATCTCACAAACAACCCATTGGCGCCTAGAATATACGATCAATTGTCAAGAGTATCCCATTTACAAATTGTGTTATCTCCACGCGAAAAAGAGGATTGGGAGGATCtcactatttaa
- the LOC130897780 gene encoding cAMP-dependent protein kinase catalytic subunit 1-like, protein MTDEKLQKHYLTFETYLRRSKKEFEGRIEGEMKITAQLEDFKLMKVLGTGSFGKVMLCKYKEDDNMYAMKIMEKVNIVRTKQVAHTISEIRFLDAFKFPFIVSLQHFFKNNVYVFLVMPFINGGEMFYHLRSLKKFEEHLAKFYTAQVILSFEYMHYLGIVYRDLKPENILIDSSGYLKITDLGFCKKIDSQRTYTLCGTPEYLAPEIILSQGYNYSVDWWSLGILIYEMCAGFPPFFAKDHMKLYEKIVSGKFSCPPHFSRAAKDLVTNILQVDRSKRFGVMKSGTKDIKGHDWFKGLDFDIVFAKKYKPTFIPVVQGQGDTKFFEPYGDMDLREASFNEYDEEFKSMSLK, encoded by the exons ATGACGGATGAAAAGCTTCAAAAGCATTATTTAACTTTTGAAACGTATTTGAGAAGGAGTAAAAAAGAATTTGAGGGACGCATCGAAGGAGAAATGAAGATTACTGCGCAACTAGAGGATTTCAAATTGATGAAAGTATTGGGAACGGGGTCTTTTGGAAAAGTTATGTTGTGCAAATACAAAGAGGACGATAATATGTATGCtatgaaaattatggaaaaagtTAATATTGTAAGAACGAAACAGGTGGCGCATACTATTTCGGAAATAAGATTTTTAGATGCTTTCAAGTTTCCTTTTATTGTAA gtttacaacatttttttaaaaataacgtGTACGTATTTCTTGTAATGCCTTTTATTAATGGCGGCGAAATGTTTTACCATTTACGGTCACTAAAAAAATTCGAAGAACACTTGGCGAAATTTTATACGGCGCAAGTTATTTTATCTTTCGAATATATGCACTACTTGGGTATCGTTTATAGAGATTTAAAACCAGAAAATATACTAATAGATTCGTCGGGGTATCTTAAAATTACGGATTTGGGTTTTTGCAAGAAAATTGATAGCCAGAGGACGTACACACTTTGTG gtaCTCCCGAATATTTAGCCCCCGAAATCATTCTTAGTCAAGGATATAATTATTCAGTGGACTGGTGGTCATTAGgtatattaatatatgaaaTGTGCGCTGGTTTTCCGCCGTTTTTCGCTAAAGATCACATGAAATTGtacgaaaaaattgtttcgGGAAAATTTTCTTGCCCCCCACACTTTTCCAGAGCAGCGAAAGATTTAGTTACTAACATTTTACAAGTGGACAGAAGTAAAAG gttTGGAGTTATGAAAAGTGGAACGAAAGATATAAAAGGACACGATTGGTTTAAGGGTTTAGATTTTGATATCGTTTTCGCGAAAAAATACAAACCCACATTTATTCCTGTAGTTCAAGGTCAAGGAGATACAAAGTTTTTTGAGCCGTACGGAGATATGGATCTTCGTGAAGCGTCATTTAATGAATACGACGAGGAATTCAAGTCTATGAgcttaaaatga
- the LOC130897782 gene encoding ATP-dependent helicase brm-like, translating to MASTSLMPKGVISINGKSGNSLVSQPKQDINPSSSNNIQDTKSDETLTQEKNNVAALQKAIVAMEEKGLQADPRYSQLLALKARVSGIGDTNSILSTNQMKQLRSQIMAYRCLARNQPVPSSIVVGLNSHGPEKLNHIQELQKKSDITKSGQTDIQLVQNQQKPSDSELSVKQEISLTTLTKPHTIDPVVLLQERENRVAARIAARIEQVSNLPTDMSDKLRIQAQIELRALRCLNLQRQLRNEVLSCVRRDTTLETAVNVKAFKRTKRQGLREARATEKLEKQQKLEAERKKRQKNQEFLNNVLTHAKEFKEFHRQNQTKISKLNKAIMTYHANAEREQKKEQERREKERMKKLMAEDEEGYRQLIDQKKDKRLAFLLSQTDEYISNLTEMVKQHKIEQNNKKKEEERRKRRQEKLQQPDRKVTVIEIATGNKVSGENAPTVKDLPEWLQQHPGWEMVDSEDEEESDEERGEDDYDENKEIDAKEVIEKAKVEDDEYHKNTTEEQTYYGIAHTVSETVTSQASIMVNGQLKEYQIKGLEWMVSLYNNNLNGILADEMGLGKTIQTIALITYLMERKKVNGPFLIIVPLSTISNWMLEFEKWAPTVVVVSYKGSPCTRKLIQSQMKSTKFNVLLTTYEYIIKDKGVLSKVPFKYMIVDEGHRMKNHHCKLTQTLNTHYMAPYRLLLTGTPLQNKLPELWALLNFLLPSIFKSCSTFEQWFNAPFATTGEKVELNEEETILIIRRLHKVLRPFLLRRLKKEVESQLPDKVEYIIKCEMSGLQKVLYQHMQSRGVLLTDGSEKGGRGRGGGVKAIMNTIMQLRKLCNHPFMFQAIEEKYCDFVGMAGGLTSGPDIYRASGKFELLERVLPKLKIRNHRVLLFCQMTTLMNIMEDYLIWRGYKYLRLDGMVKSEDRADLLKRFNAKDSEYFLFLLSTRAGGLGLNLQSADTVIIFDSDWNPHQDLQAQDRAHRIGQQNEVRVLRLMTVNSVEERILAAAKYKLIMDEKVIQAGMFDQKSTGSERHQFLQSILHHDGSDEEEENEVPDDETVNQMLARNEEEFQLFQKMDMERKELEKFGKPRLIQESELPEWLLKQGEEMDSWGLDDQDTILGRGSRQRKEVDYADSLTEKEWLKAIDEDGNYEDDDEEEKEPKKKRGRKKKRRDEEEEASTTKRRKVHLEEIKLKKKMKMLMNIVINYKDRDERQLSDPFIKLPSRKDLPGYYAVIKKPIDIAKILSNIDEGKYYSMLDMERDFMLLCQNAQQYNEEASIIHEDSIVLQQVFMSAKEKIEAAGDVDYGQDNTQTETGEKKEKIKRPRGRPRKIRPPEEVPPTPTPPAPAPVSLVPTPPPQMEES from the exons ATGGCTAGTACTTCACTAATGCCTAAAGGGGTTATATCAATTAATGGCAAAAGTGGTAACTCACTTGTTTCTCAACCTAAACAAGATATTAATCCATCTTCATCAAATAATATTCAAG ATACAAAATCGGATGAGACATTAACTCAAGAGAAAAACAATGTAGCCGCCTTGCAGAAAGCCATTGTTGCCATGGAAGAAAAGGGTCTTCAAGCAGATCCAAGATATTCTCAGCTATTAGCTCTAAAGGCCAGGGTTTCGGGCATAGGAGATACAAACTCTATTTTATCCACAAATCAAATGAAACAACTTAGAAGCCAAATTATGGCCTAcag ATGTTTAGCAAGAAATCAACCAGTTCCTTCTTCAATAGTTGTGGGATTAAATAGCCATGGACCGGAAAAACTAAATCATATCCAAGAACTTCAAAAAAAATCAGATATAACAAAAAGTGGGCAAACAG ATATTCAACTTGTTCAAAACCAACAGAAACCTTCTGATTCAGAATTATCTGTTAAGCAAGAAATTTCACTGACCACATTAACAAAACCTCACACTATAGATCCAGTAGTTCTATTACAAGAGAGGGAAAACAGAGTTGCTGCTCGTATTGCAGCACGTATTGAACAAGTTAGCAATCTACCAACAGACATGTCTGATAAATTACGTATACAGGCACAAATTGAATTGAGAGCATTGAGATGTCTCAATCTTCAGAGACAACTTCGCAATGAG GTTTTGAGTTGCGTTCGAAGGGATACTACTTTGGAAACAGCAGTTAATGTTAAAGCTTTTAAAAGGACAAAACGTCAAGGATTGCGCGAAGCTAGAGCCactgaaaaattggaaaagcaaCAGAAGTtggaagctgaaagaaagaaaCGGCagaaaaatcaagaatttttaaataatgtcttGACACATGCGAAAGAGTTTAAAGAATTTCATAGGcagaaccaaacaaaaatatctaaacTCAATAAAGCCATTATGACTTATCATGCTAATGCAGAGAGGGAACAAAAGAAGGAACAAGAAAGAAGAGAAAAGGAGCGAATGAAGAA ATTGATGGCTGAAGATGAAGAAGGTTACAGACAACTCATTGATCAAAAGAAAGACAAACGCTTGGCTTTCTTATTGTCTCAGACGGATGAATACATCAGTAATCTTACGGAGATGGTGAAACAAcacaaaattgaacaaaataataagaaaaaagagGAAGAGCGACGCAAACGGAGACAGGAAAAACTACAACAGCCAGATAGAAAAGTTACAGTCATTGAAATTGCCACTGGAAATAAAGTTAGTGGAGAAAATGCACCAACAGTTAAGGATCTACCAGAATGGTTGCAACAACATCCTGGTTGGGAAATGGTTGATTCTGAAGATGAAGAGGAAAGTGATGAAGAAAGAGGCGAAGatgattatgatgaaaataaagaaatcgaTGCTAAAGAAGTTATCGAAAAAGCAAAAGTTGAAGATGATGAGTACCATAAAAATACAACTGAAGAACAAACCTACTATGGCATAGCTCATACAGTAAGTGAAACTGTTACATCACAAGCATCAATTATGGTAAATGGTCAACTAAAAGAATACCAAATCAAGGGTTTGGAATGGATGGTTTCGCTGTATAACAATAATCTAAATGGAATATTGGCAGATGAAATGGGTTTAGGAAAAACTATTCAAACCATTGCCCTTATAACTTATTTGATGGAAAGGAAAAAAGTGAATGGACCATTTTTGATAATTGTGCCGTTGTC aaCTATTTCAAATTGGATGTTGGAATTTGAAAAATGGGCTCCAACAGTTGTAGTCGTTTCCTATAAGGGATCACCTTGTACAAGAAAGTTGATACAAAGTCAAATGAAATCGACAAAATTCAATGTTCTACTCACTACTTACgaatatataattaaagatAAAGGTGTACTTTCTAAA gtTCCTTTCAAATATATGATCGTAGATGAAGGGCACCGTATGAAGAATCATCATTGCAAATTGACTCAAACATTGAATACACATTATATGGCACCCTATCGTTTACTTTTAACAGGTACTCCATTGCAGAATAAATTACCAGAATTGTGGGCGCTGTTAAATTTCTTACTACCGTCCATATTTAAGAGTTGCTCTACGTTTGAACAATGGTTCAATGCTCCATTCGCTACTACTGGTGAAAAG GTGGAATTGAACGAGGAAGAAACTATTCTGATCATTCGACGTCTTCATAAAGTTCTTAGACCGTTTTTATTGAGACGGTTGAAAAAAGAAGTAGAGTCACAGCTTCCCGATAAAgtagaatatataataaaatgcgAAATGTCTGGTCTACAAAAAGTTCTTTACCAGCACATGCAAAGTAGAGGAGTCTTATTAACAGACGGTTCTGAAAAGGGCGGTAGAGGTAGAGGAGGCGGAGTTAAAGCCATAATGAATACCATTATGCAGTTGAGAAAGTTATGTAATCATCCATTCATGTTTCAAGCAATCGAAGAGAAGTATTGTGATTTTGTTGGAATGGCTGGTGGTCTAACATCTGGACCCGATATCTACAG GGCATCTggtaaatttgaattattggaAAGAGTATTGCCGAAATTGAAAATCAGAAATCATCGTGTCCTCTTGTTCTGTCAAATGACTACTTTGATGAACATCATGGAAGATTATCTGATATGGAGAGGTTACAAATACTTGAGATTAGATGGTATGGTTAAATCCGAAGACCGGGCAGATTTACTCAAACGTTTTAACGCCAAAGACAGCGAATATTTCTTGTTCTTATTATCTACGAGAGCCGGCGGTTTAGGTTTGAATTTGCAAAGTGCAGATACAGTCATTATATTCGATTCCGATTGGAACCCTCATCAG GATTTACAAGCCCAAGATCGTGCCCATCGTATAGGTCAACAAAATGAAGTTAGAGTTTTGCGTTTGATGACAGTTAATTCTGTAGAAGAACGTATATTGGCGGCCgccaaatataaattaattatggACGAAAAAGTCATTCAAGCCGGTATGTTCGATCAAAAATCGACGGGATCCGAACGACACCAATTTCTTCAAAGTATTCTACATCATGATGGTAGCGACGAAGAGGAG GAAAATGAAGTGCCTGACGATGAAACGGTCAATCAGATGTTGGCTAGAAACGAAGAAGAATTCcaacttttccaaaaaatggaTATGGAAAGAAAGGAATTGGAAAAATTCGGTAAACCTCGATTAATACAAGAAAGTGAATTGCCAGAATGGTTGCTGAAACAAGGAGAGGAAATGGATTCTTGGGGTTTAGATGATCAAGATACAATATTAGGAAGAGGTAGTCGGCAAAGGAAGGAAGTCGATTATGCGGATAGTTTGACTGAAAAAGAATGGCTCAAA GCCATCGATGAAGATGGAAATTACGAAGACGACGATGAAGAGGAGAaagaaccaaagaaaaaaagaggTAGGAAGAAAAAGAGACgagacgaagaagaagaagcgaGTACTACGAAAAGGCGTAAAGTTCATTTAGAAGAgataaaactaaagaaaaaaatgaagatgttgATGAATATTGTTATTAACTACAAAGATAG AGATGAAAGACAACTCAGTGATCCTTTCATTAAATTACCATCTAGGAAAGATTTGCCTGGTTATTATGCTGTTATAAAGAAACCAATTGatattgcaaaaattttatcaaatattgacGAAGGCAAA TATTACAGTATGCTAGATATGGAACGCGATTTCATGTTGCTCTGCCAAAACGCTCAACAATACAACGAGGAAGCTTCCATCATTCACGAAGATAGTATTGTTTTGCAACAAGTTTTTATGAGCGCCAAAGAAAAAATCGAAGCCGCAGGAGATGTGGACTACGGTCAAGATAATACCCAAACAGAAACTggtgaaaagaaagaaaaaattaaacgtCCTCGTGGTAGACCGAGAAAAATTAGACCGCCAGAAGAAGTTCCTCCGACGCCAACACCACCCGCACCGGCGCCAGTATCACTTGTTCCGACGCCTCCGCCACAAATGGAAGAATCCTAA